Proteins encoded within one genomic window of Streptomyces rubradiris:
- the mptB gene encoding polyprenol phosphomannose-dependent alpha 1,6 mannosyltransferase MptB produces MEFPVDLRQCQALGLAGTAFLALGGETAGALPVRELWAPASVHAALGLVGVYFGIVLLTAAWLFLGRLIRGPRPPTPRALLLVLALWAAPLLLAPPLFSRDVYSYLAQGAMADAHMDVYAHGPDRLGGPLADEVAPMWRHTAAPYGPAFLALASALSGLTHGELPAGLLGMRLVALAGVALMVVALPRLARHSGADPAAALWLGALNPLVLLHLVAGAHNDALMLGLLGLGLVAAHGPRAAVGAAGAVLVTLAALVKVPAALGLPAVVALRIRSGDRPLPAVLTTAAASAATTVTATAVAGTGYGWIGALGTPVSPHNWALTSLLGRATGALLTRLDSGLAPLAVPAWHLLGLAAAAVAVLLTGRRLRARPVYALGLSLLAVAVLGPAIRPWYALWGLFLVAAAAPGTPVRHRSAALAGVLALAVLPSGGPAGRGQLVLAALGGALGVVVLWQALLAARAPLPGRPA; encoded by the coding sequence ATGGAATTCCCCGTCGATCTGCGCCAGTGCCAGGCCCTGGGCCTGGCCGGCACCGCCTTCCTCGCGCTCGGCGGCGAGACGGCCGGCGCCCTGCCGGTCCGGGAGCTGTGGGCGCCCGCCTCGGTGCACGCGGCCCTCGGCCTGGTCGGGGTGTACTTCGGCATCGTCCTGCTGACGGCCGCCTGGCTGTTCCTGGGCCGGCTGATACGCGGCCCGCGTCCGCCCACCCCGCGCGCCCTGCTGCTCGTCCTGGCCCTCTGGGCGGCCCCCCTGCTGCTCGCACCCCCGCTGTTCAGCCGGGACGTCTACAGCTACCTCGCGCAGGGCGCCATGGCCGACGCCCACATGGACGTCTACGCCCACGGCCCGGACCGGCTCGGCGGCCCGCTCGCCGACGAGGTCGCCCCGATGTGGCGGCACACCGCCGCCCCCTACGGCCCCGCCTTCCTGGCCCTGGCCTCCGCGCTGTCGGGGCTGACCCACGGCGAGCTCCCCGCCGGCCTGCTCGGCATGCGCCTGGTCGCGCTGGCCGGCGTGGCCCTCATGGTGGTGGCGCTGCCCCGGCTCGCCCGGCACAGCGGCGCCGACCCGGCCGCCGCGCTCTGGCTCGGCGCGCTCAACCCGCTGGTGCTGCTGCACCTGGTCGCGGGCGCCCACAACGACGCCCTGATGCTCGGCCTGCTCGGGCTCGGCCTGGTCGCCGCGCACGGCCCCCGGGCCGCCGTCGGGGCCGCCGGCGCCGTTCTCGTCACCCTCGCCGCGCTGGTGAAGGTACCGGCGGCGCTCGGCCTGCCGGCCGTCGTCGCCCTGCGCATCCGTTCCGGAGACCGCCCGCTGCCGGCCGTCCTGACCACGGCGGCGGCCTCGGCCGCGACCACGGTCACCGCCACGGCCGTGGCCGGCACCGGCTACGGCTGGATCGGCGCCCTGGGCACACCGGTCTCCCCGCACAACTGGGCGCTGACCAGCCTGCTCGGCCGGGCGACCGGCGCCCTGCTGACCCGCCTCGACAGCGGACTGGCCCCGCTGGCGGTCCCCGCCTGGCACCTGCTCGGGCTCGCGGCCGCCGCCGTCGCCGTGCTGCTGACCGGGCGCAGACTGCGCGCCCGGCCGGTGTACGCGCTCGGCCTGTCCCTGCTCGCGGTCGCGGTCCTCGGCCCGGCGATCCGGCCCTGGTACGCGCTGTGGGGCCTGTTCCTCGTCGCCGCCGCCGCGCCCGGCACCCCGGTACGGCACCGGTCGGCCGCCCTGGCCGGGGTGCTCGCCCTCGCCGTGCTGCCCAGCGGCGGGCCCGCCGGCCGGGGGCAGCTGGTGCTGGCGGCCTTGGGCGGGGCCCTCGGTGTCGTCGTCCTGTGGCAGGCCCTCCTGGCCGCCCGGGCCCCGCTCCCGGGACGCCCGGCATGA